The following are encoded in a window of Fischerella sp. PCC 9605 genomic DNA:
- the panP gene encoding pyridoxal-dependent aspartate 1-decarboxylase PanP, whose product MTLSEKEFLSKNSFSQTEEILHSEIGEYVTQMFTPTPVKSIETQIDEIVNDFSQEFLSTKNANTNVDIDLIIKKFGNSKIPALPTDFESYLQSLNENVVAHSIHTSSPQFIGHMTSALPSFVRPLAKLMTAMNQNAVKIETAKALSFCEREALAMMHRQIYNLSDNFYIQHIQNNQSTLGILVSGGTTANITALWCARNKSLGAKNEFLGIEKEGLTAALNFYGYKGAVVIGSELMHFSFDKAADLMGISTQNLIRVTVDSNNRVNIQALRQAVADCRKQNLHIIAIVGIAGTTDSGSVDPLEDIAEIAQENNIHFHVDAAWGGPVIFSRKHQHKLAGIEKADSVTIDGHKQLYLPMGIGMVFFRDPYLASSIEKQASYTMRKGSFDLGKRALEGSRPGMALFLHAGLKLIGLKGYEFLIDEGIRKSQYMAARISAMPEFELLAEPDTNLLIYRYIPEQFRGSVAKKQLTDTDNHIINNFNEHLQKMQRQIGRTFISRTTKTTISFDKKIPVIAMRAVIANPLTNEEDIDAVLNDQIQIASEISISYFLKDEGLTQSY is encoded by the coding sequence ATGACATTAAGTGAAAAAGAATTTTTATCTAAAAATAGCTTTTCTCAAACTGAGGAAATATTACATTCTGAAATTGGTGAGTATGTAACACAAATGTTTACACCTACTCCCGTGAAATCTATTGAAACACAGATAGATGAGATAGTTAATGATTTTTCTCAGGAATTTTTAAGTACAAAAAATGCAAATACTAATGTTGATATTGACTTGATAATCAAAAAGTTTGGTAATAGCAAAATACCTGCACTACCTACTGATTTTGAGAGCTATCTTCAATCCTTAAATGAGAATGTTGTCGCTCATTCAATACACACATCTTCGCCACAATTTATCGGTCATATGACCTCGGCACTTCCTTCTTTTGTACGCCCTTTAGCCAAACTGATGACAGCAATGAATCAAAACGCTGTCAAAATAGAAACTGCTAAAGCCTTGAGCTTCTGCGAGCGTGAGGCTTTAGCAATGATGCATCGACAAATTTATAACTTATCCGATAATTTCTACATTCAGCATATTCAAAACAATCAGAGTACATTAGGAATTTTGGTTTCTGGTGGTACAACAGCAAATATCACAGCACTTTGGTGTGCCCGAAATAAATCTTTAGGTGCAAAAAATGAGTTTTTAGGTATAGAAAAAGAAGGTTTAACCGCAGCCCTAAATTTTTACGGTTATAAAGGAGCAGTTGTAATTGGCTCCGAATTGATGCATTTCTCTTTTGATAAAGCTGCGGATTTAATGGGCATTAGTACCCAAAATTTGATTAGAGTGACCGTTGATTCTAACAATCGAGTTAATATACAAGCCCTACGCCAAGCTGTTGCAGATTGTCGCAAGCAAAACTTACATATTATAGCTATTGTTGGTATTGCTGGAACCACAGATTCTGGTAGTGTCGACCCCCTAGAAGATATTGCAGAGATTGCTCAAGAAAATAATATACATTTTCATGTGGATGCCGCTTGGGGTGGTCCAGTTATCTTTTCCCGAAAACATCAACATAAGCTTGCTGGCATTGAAAAAGCTGATTCAGTGACCATTGATGGACATAAACAATTGTATTTACCAATGGGGATTGGTATGGTCTTTTTCCGCGACCCCTATCTAGCTTCTTCAATCGAAAAACAGGCTAGCTATACCATGCGTAAGGGATCGTTTGATTTGGGTAAACGTGCTTTAGAAGGTTCTCGACCGGGTATGGCTTTATTTTTACACGCTGGTCTAAAGCTGATTGGGCTTAAGGGATATGAGTTTTTGATTGATGAAGGAATCCGGAAAAGTCAATACATGGCTGCTCGTATTTCGGCAATGCCCGAATTTGAATTGTTGGCAGAACCTGATACTAATCTGTTAATTTATCGCTATATTCCAGAGCAATTTAGAGGCAGTGTTGCGAAAAAACAGTTAACAGATACAGATAATCACATTATCAATAATTTTAACGAACATTTACAAAAGATGCAGCGTCAGATTGGCCGCACTTTTATCTCACGAACGACAAAAACAACTATCAGTTTTGATAAAAAAATTCCTGTAATTGCCATGCGTGCGGTCATTGCTAATCCATTAACTAATGAAGAAGATATTGACGCGGTTTTAAATGACCAAATTCAGATTGCTTCGGAAATTTCAATTTCATATTTTCTCAAAGATGAAGGATTAACTCAGTCTTATTGA
- a CDS encoding phosphopantetheine-binding protein — protein sequence SEVDSQRIVAYVVPNSEQMLTIPELRGFLEAKLPNYMVPAAFVTLEALPLTPNGKVDRKALKAPDTVRPELEAAYQPPQTEVEKTIAEIWQEVLNVENVGIYDNFFELGGHSLLLVQVHSKLQKIFQRDFLLVEMFQYPTVSHLARYFNQESRKETSFIIKHSESRTASVQRRKQARKEHRAATKKRELSSQSDE from the coding sequence CTTCGGAAGTGGATTCTCAACGAATAGTCGCCTATGTAGTTCCGAACTCAGAACAAATGCTAACGATTCCTGAACTACGAGGTTTTTTAGAAGCGAAGTTGCCAAACTACATGGTGCCAGCGGCTTTTGTCACATTGGAGGCGCTACCACTAACACCCAATGGTAAGGTTGACCGCAAAGCACTAAAAGCACCTGATACAGTACGTCCAGAATTAGAAGCAGCTTATCAGCCACCCCAAACCGAGGTAGAAAAAACTATTGCCGAGATTTGGCAAGAAGTACTTAACGTTGAGAACGTAGGAATTTATGATAACTTCTTTGAACTGGGTGGCCATTCATTACTTCTAGTTCAAGTTCATAGTAAATTGCAAAAAATATTCCAGAGAGATTTTCTCTTGGTAGAAATGTTTCAATATCCAACTGTAAGCCACCTAGCTAGATATTTTAATCAGGAATCAAGAAAAGAAACATCTTTTATAATAAAGCATTCTGAAAGTAGGACAGCTTCAGTACAGCGTCGAAAACAAGCCAGAAAAGAACACCGAGCAGCGACCAAGAAAAGGGAACTTTCGTCTCAATCAGACGAATAA
- a CDS encoding non-ribosomal peptide synthetase: protein MTTTLEPQELFSQKIYWLNKLSGELPETNFIQDYVRPPQYSGKNKSHTFELPNYLSQAIIKLTKGSYFLVYLMLLSAFKILLQKYTRNNDLIVGIPVYKKIDGINLDYLIDDKVIPLRTQLSNEITFKNFLIQVKETVIKAYSHQDYCFDELIELLNLPQSQNRCPIFDIVILLENIHSKTELAKLNNDITVSFIVENGSISGSIEYSETIFNDENIKLISHYYINVIENVISNIDIKISDIVFLNDYDKHKLLEQYNSNIQIYPITKTINVLFEEQVDKTPNNIAVVHEKTQLTYQELNEKANQLAGILRKLGVNKGEFVGIFKDRDINFLVAILAIYKAGGAYVPIDSTYPPNRIEYMLSNSEVRFLLTDFSLLNVLTDLISNCSQLKSIICLDELVPESIQLTQNKELKIYDQLDFNNLPKENIEQINDAGDPAYMLYTSGSTGLPKGAIVRHDGAVNHIYAQFDELELTEEFCFLQSAPSSTDISVWQFLAPLFIGGKTVIVDLETVAIPEKLFQVLKSSKITVVELVPALFGSLLEYTSRLAIAERELPSLKWMMVVGEPVSVSWVNKWLQIYPSVKIANAYGPTEAADDITQFIVDKPLPENQRTVPIGKPLANLNLYILDRQMQLLPIGAPGEICVSGIGVGAGYWKNEEKTKLSFVPNPFTDASNNLPANRPDLIYKTGDLGRWLGDGNIEFLGRIDHQVKLRGFRVELGEIEAFLVQHQAVRXAVVVVREHNGDDKRLVAYVVPKSEFCQDDATSNQLVQQLRDFLQQKLPGHMVPSAIVLLEALPLAPSGKVDRRALPVPSFKNESELGFVAPRTPTEEIVADIWGQVLKQEHIGIHDNFFDLGGHSLLATQAISRLREAFKLELPLRCLFEAPTVAQL, encoded by the coding sequence ATGACTACAACATTAGAACCACAAGAGTTATTTTCTCAAAAAATATACTGGTTAAACAAACTCTCTGGAGAGCTACCAGAAACAAATTTTATACAGGATTATGTTAGACCCCCACAGTATAGTGGGAAAAATAAAAGCCATACTTTTGAGTTACCTAATTACTTATCTCAAGCAATAATCAAGTTAACTAAAGGTTCTTACTTTTTGGTATACTTAATGCTTTTATCGGCATTCAAGATACTACTGCAAAAATACACTAGAAATAATGATCTGATCGTCGGAATACCAGTATATAAAAAAATAGATGGCATAAATCTAGATTATTTAATTGATGATAAGGTTATTCCTTTGCGTACTCAGCTAAGTAATGAAATTACATTTAAAAATTTTCTTATTCAAGTAAAAGAAACTGTAATTAAAGCTTACAGCCATCAGGACTATTGTTTTGATGAATTAATTGAATTATTAAATTTGCCTCAAAGTCAGAATCGCTGTCCAATTTTTGATATAGTCATATTATTAGAAAATATTCACAGTAAAACTGAGTTAGCAAAACTTAATAATGATATTACAGTTTCTTTTATTGTAGAAAATGGCTCTATTAGTGGCTCGATAGAGTATAGTGAGACCATTTTCAATGATGAAAATATTAAATTAATAAGTCATTACTACATAAATGTGATTGAAAATGTTATCAGCAATATTGATATTAAAATATCAGATATTGTTTTTCTAAATGACTACGATAAACATAAACTACTAGAACAATATAATAGCAATATTCAAATATATCCAATTACAAAAACTATTAATGTCTTGTTTGAAGAGCAAGTAGATAAAACACCTAACAATATAGCTGTAGTTCATGAAAAAACTCAATTAACTTATCAAGAACTAAATGAGAAAGCTAATCAGTTAGCTGGAATTTTGCGTAAACTAGGAGTAAACAAAGGTGAATTTGTTGGCATCTTTAAAGACCGCGATATCAATTTCCTTGTTGCTATCCTTGCGATATACAAGGCAGGTGGTGCATATGTACCCATTGATAGTACTTACCCACCAAATAGAATTGAATACATGTTATCTAATAGTGAAGTGAGGTTTCTCTTAACTGACTTTTCGCTATTAAATGTTCTAACAGACTTGATAAGTAACTGTTCTCAATTAAAATCTATTATCTGTTTAGATGAACTTGTTCCCGAAAGTATACAGCTTACTCAAAACAAAGAATTAAAAATATACGATCAACTTGATTTCAACAACCTTCCCAAAGAGAATATAGAGCAAATAAATGATGCTGGCGATCCAGCTTACATGCTGTATACATCAGGTTCTACAGGTCTACCCAAAGGAGCAATAGTCAGACATGATGGTGCAGTCAATCATATTTATGCCCAATTTGATGAGTTGGAATTAACAGAAGAATTTTGTTTTCTGCAAAGCGCCCCTTCTTCAACAGATATTTCTGTCTGGCAATTTTTGGCACCACTTTTCATCGGTGGAAAGACGGTAATAGTAGATCTTGAAACTGTTGCGATTCCTGAAAAACTATTCCAAGTACTCAAATCATCAAAAATTACAGTTGTTGAATTAGTACCAGCATTATTTGGCAGCTTACTAGAATATACTTCAAGGCTAGCAATTGCCGAAAGAGAATTACCATCTTTGAAATGGATGATGGTTGTGGGGGAACCGGTATCAGTAAGTTGGGTAAATAAGTGGTTGCAGATATATCCCTCCGTCAAAATTGCGAATGCTTACGGTCCGACTGAAGCAGCAGATGATATCACCCAGTTTATCGTTGACAAGCCTTTGCCAGAAAATCAGCGAACAGTTCCAATTGGTAAACCCTTAGCAAACTTAAATCTCTACATTCTCGATCGGCAAATGCAATTATTACCGATTGGTGCTCCAGGAGAGATTTGTGTATCGGGAATTGGTGTGGGTGCTGGTTACTGGAAAAACGAAGAAAAAACTAAATTAAGCTTTGTTCCTAACCCGTTTACAGATGCGAGCAACAACTTACCAGCAAATCGCCCAGATTTAATCTATAAAACTGGAGATTTGGGAAGATGGCTTGGTGATGGCAATATAGAATTCCTCGGACGTATTGACCATCAGGTGAAACTTCGCGGTTTCCGGGTTGAGTTGGGAGAGATTGAGGCATTTTTGGTTCAACACCAAGCAGTTAGGGANGCTGTAGTTGTAGTTAGAGAACACAACGGTGATGATAAACGCTTGGTGGCTTATGTTGTGCCTAAGTCTGAGTTTTGTCAGGATGATGCAACTAGTAATCAGCTAGTCCAACAGTTACGTGATTTTCTTCAACAAAAGCTACCAGGGCATATGGTTCCTTCTGCAATTGTACTGCTCGAAGCATTGCCCCTGGCTCCCAGTGGTAAAGTAGATCGCCGCGCATTACCTGTACCAAGTTTCAAGAATGAGTCTGAATTGGGTTTTGTTGCACCTCGTACTCCCACAGAGGAGATCGTTGCTGATATTTGGGGTCAGGTATTAAAGCAAGAGCATATCGGTATTCATGATAATTTCTTTGATTTGGGTGGACATTCTTTATTGGCGACCCAAGCTATTTCCAGGTTGCGGGAAGCTTTTAAGCTAGAGTTACCTTTACGCTGTTTGTTTGAAGCACCTACTGTCGCTCAACT